The Miscanthus floridulus cultivar M001 chromosome 7, ASM1932011v1, whole genome shotgun sequence genome includes a region encoding these proteins:
- the LOC136466718 gene encoding autophagy-related protein 11-like produces the protein MSSGSAVTGGGAEEAAAVPLGQKLMVHVAENGNTLEFQCGGDTLVDAIQHSIQVHCGVPPSDQLLLCGNTSLDGANGHALAYYKLPRDDREVFLYNKARLLADSRPPAPESLYIPEPNIPPPPRPQDSPPVDAAADPALKALVSYETRFRYHFLVANAVYQSSLAKFELCRRLLREGQVQERALDTARSNLEHTFRKLSQRYSEFLRCFTQQHRSHVEMLANFERDVQKLRAIRLHPALQSEGRHCLMDLLKENDLRKLADGCLSSQKKFEVKVSQLKANFLELKKRVEGLFNAMSSGGCKDVEKLIKEHQGVIGDQKIIMQALSKDVYTSKKLVDDCSSCQLSASLRPHDAVSAVGRIYEVHEKHNLPSVQNFDHRLTKLLEKCKDKKNEMNTLVHVCMQRVKSSQISIKGMMSELIAFQEVMGHQEDFDNLKIVSGLDHAYRACIAEVARRKSYFKLYTGLAGTYAEKLATECQNEKTRREDFHRTWSRYIPDDVMCSMGLFDSPSQCDVKVAPFDRDLLPIDVDDVEKLAPQSILGSFLKSERSQLAKPLLSNSSTCGNLNKSEQNPLSADDKMDFQDFLGGYDSIDIAGTSKLEVENARLKAELASAIAIFCTVSAEYGYESIDEGQIDAVLKKAREKTAEALAAKDEFAYQLQSLLTAKQEKCLAYEKRIQDLEERLANQYMQGHMVSGSKGTSDSLLSAFKSNDCNLDVSGGRQTQIRDESSVAMDEASSTSEQPSKQTEGGDENMTDISGALNLQLLDSAACTNLDAFMTELPRDNEHKIVNIDKEGHMLTQLTMADTSDVPIEDPLSILNSRTNEHHALELRNKELLVSELQNTLDKKSKQLGETEIKLSAMMDEVNSLNKELEQTRGLLDESQMNCAHLENCLHEAREEARTNKCSADRRAVEYDALRSSALRIHGLFERLNNCVTAPGVTGFAESLRSLAISLASSVKKDEADTTVQFQQCIKILADKVYLLTRQSAELLERYSAMQAVHGGITKGLDEKKELIKNLYNKLQLEKQASKEKISFGRFEVHELAVFFRNPAGHYEAINRNCSNYYLSEESVALFTEHHPQHPAYIIGQIVHIERRIVHPGQMGGAPRPNSSGGRRSPASMPNPYNLPGGCEYFVVTVAMLPDAAR, from the exons ATGAGTTCCGGGTCGGCGGTGACAGGCGGTGgtgcggaggaggcggcggcggtgccgcTGGGGCAGAAGCTGATGGTGCACGTGGCGGAGAACGGCAACACCTTGGAGTTCCAGTGCGGCGGCGACACGCTCGTTGACGCCATCCAGCACTCCATCCAGGTCCACTGCGGCGTACCGCCCAGCGACCAGCTCCTCCTCTGCGGCAACACCTCCCTCGACGGCGCCAACGGGCACGCGCTCGCCTACTACAAGCTTCCGCGCGACGACCGTGAGGTCTTCCTCTACAACAAGGCCCGGCTCCTCGCGGactcccggcccccggcgccggAGTCCCTCTACATCCCTGAGCCAAATATTCCACCACCGCCCCGGCCGCAGGACTCACCACCTGTGGATGCAGCTGCAGACCCGGCGCTGAAGGCGCTGGTATCTTATGAAACAAGGTTTAGATATCACTTCCTGGTCGCCAATGCGGTGTACCAATCTAGCTTGGCAAAATTTGAGCTGTGCCGGCGGCTTCTGCGGGAGGGGCAGGTGCAGGAGCGAGCGCTGGACACAGCACGGAGCAACCTAGAGCACACATTCCGGAAGCTCTCGCAGCGGTATTCAGAATTTTTGCGGTGCTTCACGCAGCAGCACCGTTCACATGTTGAAATGCTGGCAAATTTCGAGAGAGATGTGCAGAAGCTGCGTGCTATTAGGCTGCACCCAGCACTGCAAAGTGAGGGGAGGCATTGCTTGATGGACCTTCTCAAGGAGAATGACCTGAGGAAATTGGCTGATGGATGCTTGAGCTCACAAAAGAAGTTTGAGGTCAAGGTGTCACAGCTGAAGGCAAACTTCTTGGAGCTGAAGAAGAGGGTGGAAGGCTTATTCAATGCCATGAGCTCAGGTGGGTGCAAGGATGTTGAGAAGCTTATAAAGGAGCATCAGGGAGTCATTGGTGACCAGAAGATCATCATGCAAGCTCTAAG TAAAGATGTGTACACCTCAAAGAAGCTTGTTGATGACTGCTCAAGTTGCCAGCTATCTGCTTCTCTCCGTCCTCATGATGCAGTCTCAGCCGTTGGCCGTATCTATGAAGTACATGAAAAGCATAACTTGCCCAGTGTACAGAATTTTGATCACAGGCTTACAAAATTGCTTGAGAAATGCAAGGACAAGAAGAATGAAATGAATACTTTGGTCCATGTTTGCATGCAAAGAGTAAAATCTTCTCAGATTAGCATCAAAGGCATGATGAGTGAACTCATTGCATTCCAAGAGGTGATGGGCCATCAAGAAGATTTTGATAATCTGAAAATAGTCAGTGGCTTGGATCATGCATATAGAGCTTGTATTGCCGAGGTAGCCAGGAGGAAATCGTATTTTAAGCTGTATACTGGATTGGCTGGAACATATGCCGAAAAGTTGGCAACCGAGTGTCAAAACGAGAAAACAAGACGAGAGGATTTCCATAGGACATGGAGCAGGTACATTCCAGATGATGTCATGTGTTCCATGGGACTCTTTGATTCTCCAAGCCAGTGTGATGTAAAAGTTGCTCCTTTTGATCGTGATCTTCTTCCCATTGATGTTGATGATGTGGAAAAGCTTGCTCCCCAGTCTATACTGGGGTCTTTTCTGAAATCTGAGAGATCACAGCTAGCAAAGCCTTTGCTAAGCAATTCTAGTACCTGTGGAAATTTGAACAAATCTGAGCAAAATCCTCTGAGCGCTGATGATAAGATGGATTTCCAAGATTTTCTGGGGGGTTATGATTCTATTGACATTGCAGGAACTAGTAAGTTAGAAGTGGAAAATGCCAGGTTAAAAGCAGAACTTGCTTCTGCAATTGCAATTTTCTGCACTGTCAGTGCTGAATATGGATATGAGTCTATTGACGAAGGACAAATTGATGCTGTATTGAAAAAAGCAAGGGAAAAAACAGCTGAGGCACTTGCTGCAAAGGATGAGTTTGCTTACCAGCTTCAGTCATTGCTCACTGCAAAGCAGGAAAAATGCTTGGCATATGAGAAGCGGATCCAGGATCTTGAGGAACGCTTAGCCAACCAGTACATGCAAGGTCACATGGTGTCAGGAAGCAAAGGCACGTCTGATTCCCTGCTTTCTGCATTTAAAAGTAATGACTGCAACCTGGATGTATCTGGAGGCAGGCAAACCCAAATACGCGATGAATCAAGTGTGGCCATGGATGAGGCCTCTTCAACATCTGAACAGCCATCTAAACAAACAGAAGGTGGCGATGAGAATATGACTGACATTTCAGGTGCACTGAACTTGCAGTTGCTCGATTCAGCAGCATGTACTAATCTGGATGCTTTCATGACAGAATTGCCACGTGATAATGAACATAAGATCGTAAACATTGATAAGGAAGGGCACATGTTGACACAACTTACTATGGCTGACACTTCTGATGTTCCTATAGAAGATCCTCTTAGCATCTTAAACTCAAGAACTAATGAGCATCATGCCTTAGAGTTGAGGAATAAGGAGCTTCTTGTGTCAGAGCTGCAAAATACCCTAGATAAAAAATCAAAGCAGTTGGGTGAAACTGAAATTAAACTTAGTGCTATGATGGATGAGGTTAACTCCCTGAATAAAGAACTTGAACAAACCCGGGGTCTTCTTGATGAATCTCAG atgaaTTGTGCACACCTTGAAAACTGTTTACATGAAGCAAGAGAAGAGGCCCGAACAAACAAATGTTCAGCTGACAGAAGGGCTGTTGAGTATGATGCTCTGCGGTCGTCTGCTTTGAGGATACATGGTTTGTTTGAAAGGCTAAATAATTGTGTCACTGCACCAGGCGTGACTGGCTTTGCAGAGTCACTGCGTTCTTTGGCTATCTCCTTGGCAAG CTCTGTAAAGAAGGATGAAGCTGATACCACTGTTCAGTTTCAACAATGCATCAAGATCCTGGCGGACAAAGTTTATTTACTGACACGACAGAGTGCTGAGCTGCTAGAACGCTATTCAGCTATGCAGGCAGTACATGGAGGTATCACAAAAGGGTTGGATGAGAAGAAAGAGCTGATTAAGAATCTCTACAATAAACTTCAACTAGAAAAACAG GCCAGCAAGGAGAAGATATCATTTGGTCGGTTCGAAGTCCATGAGCTTGCTGTCTTTTTCCGAAACCCTGCTGGGCACTACGAGGCGATCAACCGGAACTGCTCAAACTACTACCTGTCTGAGGAATCTGTCGCCTTGTTCACCGAGCACCACCCGCAGCACCCAGCGTATATAATCGGGCAGATCGTTCACATTGAGCGGCGCATAGTGCACCCAGGCCAGATGGGAGGAGCTCCACGCCCTAATAGCAGTGGTGGCCGTCGGTCGCCCGCATCCATGCCCAACCCCTACAACCTACCTGGGGGCTGTGAGTACTTCGTGGTGACTGTTGCCATGCTGCCTGATGCCGCCCGTTGA